caattgACACTGACAAATATACGTTTCTGTGTACGCGATAttgttttggtgtacattattgtatttaaaacggAACGTAAAGAACGAATGGCGACTGAATGATACGCAAAATCTCGATTTAGTTATattgaacataattttattatgagcaACGCAACTTCGATGAGACTTAAGTTAAATCGAGTTTAGGGTAAAatctagttttaataaaatcaagatttttgtaattttgctgcAAGTGACCCTAAGTTTATTTACTTACCATTACAATACCAGTAAAACAAactatgataaaagtactagaAAAAccaattataatattgatactATATAAGATACACTCATTTCTTTGATGATAAGATATTAAGATTTAAGGTCAAAACatgcaaaaatattatatagtctattagacttcctcggtaaatggagtAGTTCCTGATATtagcatgtttaaaaaaaacactcttaAGCTTTATAGAACATTATATAGATTACTTTAATCTTAAATAGACATCATTATTAAAGTTCCATTTAGCTGTATAAGTAGACAAAGattatttttggtatttttattttaaaatcttacaagtataaaatttgataacttAGAAAAAAGGTTGTTTATTACTAAATCAAACTAGAATATTTGAAAGGATTCTAATGTATTTGGCATAGATAGGTACTTAGGTTATTATTATCTGGGATAGcaaaaggtttttttatataaactagtggtcgcaattcgaccattattaatttaaattataagtttgaacattattaagggtCTGTTGTAaaagctttataataataaacaaaagagtatgtatgcgtgtgtttgtcaaattcatggtagtgtgtgtaatgtttttttatcaatttaatgtatttttttttgcataattaacaaaaatttagcATTCTGCagtccttctctatataaactataagtgtgtgaaatttcataatCCTCCGTTCgggcaattttcgtaaaaaggggtacaaagtttttacttcacatattaatatatagataaacatACAGTTTTCATGAGatacattttaatatgaatgcgattatgtttaatataaattaagcaACATTTTTTGCaaactaagtaaaaaaaatgtttttattattatgacattgGACTTATATTCCgcagtatttaatttttgtaaatatttttcccaCAAAGTTACAATTCacattaattatgtttgctttatttacatacaaaaggAATTGGtactttgtaaatatgataatgattattattattctaacaGAATAAACGCAAAGCTTATTTTAACACAAACTgtactaaaattatatcttattattgattttaataaccattaaatttacttttaattacaaatactcTTTTGACTTTGTTGGAATAGATTAATTAAAGGGttagactttctgttttaaaataatttaataagtctAGAGTTAAAAATAGAGAATGATTAATTAACTCTAATTTAGACAGAAGAGGTATAGAAGTTTTCGTCAATgtatattcattattaaatttacttagcatttaaaaagtaattgttgtaaaaaagaaatgaaaatttaatagaattcccttttaaaacttaaaacttgTGATTGCATTTTAATGATTATGAAATTGCATCTTAAAATCTCATCTTATGTGTGTCACGGAAAGTATGAAGCCTTCACTTTCTTTTTTTAGAAACTGTAACAGTAGTGACAAATGCaatgaaatacatttttaaaatatttattacatttttagaaaACTTATAtcctaaaaattaataagaattcaaaattattcaattctattaaaaaaaaaaacagttttgttTCTAAATTTCACTCCACAGATAGTGATAATAATAAGCTAAGGTGAAAAATCACCTTgtgataaaaatgatattagtaGATAGGTGCCTACTGTAAAAATATCGACTAGATTTAAAAACTGTTTCAACAGAATGATGTATCTGTACCAAAATTTACAATACGACGTAAATAAAAAGTGAAACCCTAAAAGCGAAAACCTTAATttgaaagtataaataatatacaataaaaaattatccatCGGCGCTAAAGAATATATCGAAAAAACTAGCAAAGGAGAAATAtaattccaatttcaaaattCTTGAACATAACAAGACGTAAAAAAACTCGTTTGTGAGAACAATTAATATAGTGGTTTTTAGTAACAAGTACAATCAAaatgctttttaataaatatgactGCTATTAATGGTACTTAAATAATCTACTTACATTTTACGATATAGCTTTAAGTAACAGAagcacaataattaattaattattaagttaagtgattttttaatagtttcacTGCACGATAAAATCCGTGAACATGATTTACTTATGATGACAGCACAAAATTGACACACGTATTCATATCACAAGTACTATAGACATCTTAAAGGATCATAGACCATAAACatgaattcaaaatatttaattcattgtTGGTGCTGGGACAGTTGTAATAAAAACTGTATGATAACCcttctggtgtagtgatgcaaGTAGCAGGTAGTAGCCCTATCAGACACAAATATTTACTTCTAGTGTTCATCGGCGTTCTTGTGGTTTATCCCGACATGCTTTGGAAAATACGTAAAGCCTTTAAAATAGGTAAATTAACTGCCAACTTGCAGTTGGCTATTGGACAGTGTTCTGAATTAATTCAGTTAAGTTTCAACCCATATTTATACGGAAAAAGAACCGTGGTCAAAGAATCACAATctacaaatatgtatttattttgatgtcTCTTATTAGAAATCTGTATTTAGTTTGACGTAGTTGTTACGAAAcctaagtacacacacacacgcgcacagtATAAGGAAtatataccatatatatatataccctcGTTAATGTGTTTAGTGAAAATGTGCAAGTACATAATTCAAGATAATACGTATATCGACATATATGATATATCAGATAGGTCAACTGATAAAATCGTGTCCGAACAACgttgataatttgataaatgaaataaattaaggaAATAAGTTAGGTAAATAAAAACCGTCcgtttcattgtaaattataatagtgCTTACGCGCGGATAGTTACGAAGTTTGGGCCAGATTTCATTAGGAAAGATatcatatatctatacaaatatataaaattggagtctctgtttgtaatattaaaataaccgctttttactaaatgcatatggatgtatgatCATGatggtacatataccgaaatgacattttttacaatttttgtctgcctgtctgtttgttccggataatctctgaaacggatggaccgacgggactttcacttgcAGATAGCTGATTATTATAAGGAGTGACTTAGGCcactttaattttagatttttttttataactgcgaattgaacaataactaaagttaaattccacgcggacgaagtcgggcacagctagtatttaaatataatccttATGCAGGAACTTAggctataatataattttgaaacttAATATGGCAAAtgctaaaacaattttttgccCTCTTGGTGTCAAGTAGcgttcacacacacacacacacacacacacacacacacagacacacacacacatatatatatatatataaatcgcCTGATTCCACATGTAGACTTTCTTTAGGAAAAACCAATATCAAACTGAACGATTACACTTAATAAAACTttcattaactttttaatacCTACAAACAAATTTAATCTATACCGTGCGTAAAAGCTAATTTTATTCAACACAATCCATTTCATTTATCCAGTTATATTTAGAacaatatgtttattaaattcaataattgatatacaataatattaattttaagaccAAGATAAACTTCTTTTTTAAGGAACCCGTCGTTACAAAGCGGAATTTCCTTTTTACACTTTATTTCTCTGTTTTTATAACATCGTCATTAGCCACCAAGCCGCATATAGCAATGATGCTATATTTACAAGctactttatactttttaagAGGTTTCCGGAAATATTGCtgatgaaacaataaaaaaatattcgtctTATTTGTcatcaattcattttttttttattccacagATTTAAAAGTAAGAGTTTTACATATtttggaatttatttttaagttacgtACCTACCTATTTGTTTTCTGACTaaactttaatttatgttttttgaaaTAGTAGTTACTTAGCATTAGCAACACATATGTGTACACCATATTATACTTATCTATGCACATATGTAAGTTATATCAGAATTTTTATCAGATTGCCGTATTGACGTTTATTATCAATGTCAATAAAATTCATACATGATTCATATAGGATATTTCAACTTTAATAAAGTTAACTAATATGATCTTTATGAAAGATTGCgttaaattaagttattattttaaaatcggaGTAGTATCAAAAAAGTACAGTATTATAGCCTCTGTTTTAGAAACACCTAAAATTGGAGAAGTAACTGAAGTTAAggttattaaaagttttattgtaaatactcgcattaattacattaaattctAACTTAAAATCTATCACTTTATACACAGGGATGGGTCAAAAGTCTTCGAGTACAGAAGGAATTTATCTTCGCGGATGTAAACGATGGTTCCTGCGCACAGAAGTTACAGATTGTTATTCCAAAGAATCTTAAAATAGATGATAATTTAACTTACGGCAGCTCTGTTCATATTACTGGAAAATTGTCCAAGAGCCCGAGGGGACAACTGGAACTTGTAGCAGACAATGTTAATGTTATTGGTAAATGCGTAGTACTCGATGGATACCCATTTAACCCGCGAACTATACATCCACCAGAGTATATCAGACAATTTCTTCATTTAAGATCACGAACTAATTACACAGCAGCTCTCTTGAGAGTGCGTCATGCACTCACAaatcatatacataattattttgttaaaaagaaTTACATCCACATACACACTCCAATATTAACTTCCAACGATTGTGAGGGTGCGGGAGAGGTTTTTAAAGTGCAACCTGATAATGAAGAAACTGTAAAGGCTATGATGCAAGAAGGAAAGAGTGTAGACTCAGTTTACTTTGGaactaaaacatatttaacaGTGTCTGGTCAACTTCACCTGGAGGCTATTTGTAGAGGAATGGGTAATGTTTATACACTAGGACCTACATTTCgagctgaaaattccaaatcaAGATTGCATTTATCAGAATTTTACATGTTAGAAACAGAAATAGCATTTTGTGACAGTATAGAAAAACTACAAAATGTTATAGAggacttattaaaatatatttttattgaaactaGAAATACAAATGAGGCCGATTTGTTTTTGATAGACAAGAGCAATAAAACACCCGAGTGGTTGAACAAGCAATTCGTAACATTATCGTATGATGAAGCAAGAAGTATTCTGAGTGCTAAAGGCTTGGACGTAACAGAGGAAGGTATTAACAAAGAACAAGAGTTGACTTTAGTAGATCACTGTCAAGCACCAGTTTTCATAGTGCACTGGcctaaaaacttaaaatcattttatatgaAAGAATCTCCTTTAGATAATAACAATGTAGGTagtttattttactaataacttttccttataatttttccacagatattttataaaatagaccTCAACTGTAAGTCAGAgcagataaatattatattatgcattatTATGAAACAGCTATTTCGAATTTTATtatggttttttaaattttttacatgtCTGATGTTTGGGATACTTTAcaacaaccatggtcacgggaggactataTATTAcgttaaatattctttaactaTGTTTGTTTCAGGTTGATGCATTAGATTTATTGGCACCATTAACTGGGGAAATCGTCGGTGGAAGCCTCAGAGAAGAtgattatgaaaaattaaatgcaaAGTTACCATCTGATGCTCTAAGCTGGTATTTGGAGCTGAGAAAGTTTGGAAATATACCCACAGGGGGTTTTGGCCTCGGTCTAGAAAGAATATTGCAAGTGTTGTGTAATATTCCTAACATTAAAGATACTCTTCCTTTCCCTAGATGGCCCCACAAttgtaatatgtaaataatgttaagaatattaaattattgttgtagtattattgttttattctattttttttttttaatttatacttttcatttatttacatgaATAATTTAGGAtatgttgtttaaaataaaacaaaaaatgtaatcattaaaattatctttatttaagaAGTAAACAATGTTGTGGCACTTAACTACGTAAAATTAAAAGAAGGCATGTGAAAATGAAAGCaatttaatatagattaaaataaaacaagtcgcatgtttgtaatatttattacaaattcaaatgtatt
Above is a window of Melitaea cinxia chromosome 19, ilMelCinx1.1, whole genome shotgun sequence DNA encoding:
- the LOC123662836 gene encoding probable asparagine--tRNA ligase, mitochondrial — protein: MIFMKDCVKLSYYFKIGVVSKKYSIIASVLETPKIGEVTEVKGWVKSLRVQKEFIFADVNDGSCAQKLQIVIPKNLKIDDNLTYGSSVHITGKLSKSPRGQLELVADNVNVIGKCVVLDGYPFNPRTIHPPEYIRQFLHLRSRTNYTAALLRVRHALTNHIHNYFVKKNYIHIHTPILTSNDCEGAGEVFKVQPDNEETVKAMMQEGKSVDSVYFGTKTYLTVSGQLHLEAICRGMGNVYTLGPTFRAENSKSRLHLSEFYMLETEIAFCDSIEKLQNVIEDLLKYIFIETRNTNEADLFLIDKSNKTPEWLNKQFVTLSYDEARSILSAKGLDVTEEGINKEQELTLVDHCQAPVFIVHWPKNLKSFYMKESPLDNNNVDALDLLAPLTGEIVGGSLREDDYEKLNAKLPSDALSWYLELRKFGNIPTGGFGLGLERILQVLCNIPNIKDTLPFPRWPHNCNM